A DNA window from Haladaptatus cibarius D43 contains the following coding sequences:
- the acs gene encoding acetate--CoA ligase, which produces MANGSRKETTHGRDRETPPSSFVNGANVTAGDRDALLETGWPSCWKTAAELLDWHRLFDAVLDDDGSTRWFPGGRLNASYNCIDRHVADGRGDEAALVWEGKLGETRTYTYRQLKDEVNAFAAALRNLGVGEDDVVTLYMPMVPELPIAMLACARIGAPHSVVFAGFSANALATRLAGADSEYLVTCDGYYRRGTALHLKSMADNACLSVEQDVEQIVVNRLGDDGEIGDAHSYADLISDYDGVEIAPVERDSNDSLFLIYTSGTTGEPTLVEHTTGGYLSHVAWTSHAVFDLRPEDTHWCSADVGWITGHSYAVYGPLALGATTVLYEGTPDHPEKNRLWEVIERNEVDVFYTAPTSIRAFMKWGSEYPEQHDLSSLRLLGTVGEPIDETAWRWYREHVGGGECPIVDTWWQTETGGVVLSTLPGADRMRPGAVGRELPGIGAAVVNEVGEEVAPGESGRLVLTRPWPGMARSLCEDAAWGARRTNRVEGQWQYDTGDNAVRDENGYLHLLGRADDVLNVSGRRLSTAEIESAIVGVDGVAEAAVVGGTDTMKGSKVHAFVSPESNVAGDEVLRTRVQSAVESAIGSIAAPDSVTFTPSLPKTRSGKVVRRYLKAIANGEDLGDTSALRNPEVVGELESLLNE; this is translated from the coding sequence ATGGCCAACGGGAGTAGAAAGGAGACAACCCACGGACGCGACCGGGAGACGCCACCATCGTCGTTCGTTAACGGAGCAAACGTCACCGCGGGCGACCGCGACGCCCTTCTCGAAACGGGGTGGCCGTCGTGCTGGAAGACCGCCGCCGAACTACTGGACTGGCATCGTTTGTTCGACGCGGTACTCGACGACGATGGTTCGACGCGCTGGTTTCCCGGCGGTCGGTTGAACGCCTCGTACAACTGCATCGACCGTCACGTAGCGGATGGTCGCGGCGACGAGGCGGCGCTCGTTTGGGAAGGAAAACTCGGGGAAACGCGAACCTACACGTACCGCCAACTTAAGGACGAGGTGAATGCGTTCGCGGCGGCCCTCCGAAATCTCGGCGTCGGCGAGGACGACGTCGTCACGCTGTACATGCCGATGGTGCCGGAACTGCCGATTGCGATGCTGGCCTGTGCGCGCATCGGCGCACCGCACAGCGTCGTCTTCGCCGGGTTTTCGGCCAACGCGCTCGCAACTCGGTTGGCCGGTGCGGACTCCGAATATCTCGTTACCTGCGACGGCTACTACCGCCGGGGAACCGCGCTCCACCTCAAGAGCATGGCCGACAACGCCTGTCTCTCCGTCGAACAGGACGTCGAACAAATTGTCGTCAATCGGCTCGGTGACGACGGGGAAATCGGTGACGCTCACTCCTACGCCGACCTCATCAGCGACTACGACGGGGTCGAAATCGCCCCCGTCGAGCGCGATTCGAACGATTCTCTGTTTCTCATCTACACCTCGGGAACGACGGGCGAACCGACGTTAGTCGAGCACACGACCGGTGGCTATCTGTCGCACGTCGCGTGGACGAGTCACGCCGTGTTCGACCTCAGGCCGGAGGATACACACTGGTGCTCCGCGGACGTCGGCTGGATTACCGGCCACTCCTATGCCGTTTACGGCCCCCTCGCGCTCGGGGCGACGACCGTTCTGTACGAAGGGACGCCCGACCATCCCGAAAAGAACCGTCTCTGGGAAGTCATCGAGCGCAACGAAGTGGACGTGTTCTACACCGCGCCGACCTCGATTCGGGCGTTCATGAAGTGGGGAAGCGAGTATCCGGAACAACACGACCTGTCCTCGCTCCGACTGCTCGGAACCGTGGGCGAACCCATCGACGAAACCGCGTGGCGCTGGTACCGCGAACACGTCGGCGGCGGCGAGTGCCCAATCGTAGATACGTGGTGGCAGACCGAAACCGGCGGCGTCGTCCTCTCGACGCTTCCCGGCGCAGACCGAATGCGACCGGGTGCCGTCGGACGGGAACTCCCCGGAATCGGGGCGGCAGTCGTCAACGAAGTCGGTGAGGAAGTCGCGCCCGGCGAGTCGGGGCGCTTGGTTCTCACTCGGCCATGGCCGGGGATGGCGCGGTCGCTCTGCGAAGACGCCGCTTGGGGTGCCCGTCGAACGAATCGTGTCGAGGGGCAGTGGCAGTACGACACCGGCGACAACGCCGTCCGGGACGAGAACGGCTACCTCCACCTTCTCGGGCGGGCCGACGACGTGCTCAACGTGTCGGGCCGTCGATTGAGTACAGCGGAAATCGAGTCGGCCATCGTCGGCGTAGACGGCGTCGCCGAGGCCGCCGTCGTCGGCGGGACGGACACGATGAAAGGGTCGAAAGTTCACGCATTCGTCAGCCCCGAATCGAACGTCGCGGGCGACGAGGTGCTCAGAACGCGCGTCCAGTCGGCCGTCGAATCGGCCATCGGGTCGATTGCGGCACCCGATTCCGTCACGTTCACGCCATCTCTGCCGAAAACGAGGTCGGGCAAAGTCGTCCGGCGGTACCTGAAAGCCATCGCAAACGGAGAAGACCTCGGCGACACGAGCGCGCTCCGAAATCCGGAGGTCGTCGGCGAACTCGAATCGCTTCTGAACGAATAG
- a CDS encoding universal stress protein: protein MYERILIPTDGSKTAELAVESALDIAEKFGAEVYTLYVIDTDAMDVSLGTEQIDRIRAGRFGEMDDLEDRAGDATQYVVEQGRSRNISAEEHFRAGQPHRVIADFAEDYDIDLVVMGSHGRSGVRRMLLGSVTERVLRSTHRSVLVVDERDEPEDGE from the coding sequence ATGTACGAACGCATCCTCATTCCCACGGACGGGAGCAAAACCGCGGAACTGGCTGTCGAATCCGCGCTCGACATCGCCGAAAAGTTCGGAGCCGAGGTTTACACGCTCTATGTCATCGATACCGACGCCATGGACGTGAGTCTCGGCACCGAGCAAATCGACCGCATCCGGGCCGGTCGATTCGGCGAGATGGACGACTTAGAAGACCGAGCTGGAGACGCGACCCAGTACGTCGTTGAGCAAGGCCGAAGCCGAAACATTTCGGCCGAAGAGCATTTCCGCGCCGGACAGCCCCACCGAGTCATCGCCGACTTCGCCGAGGACTACGATATCGACCTCGTCGTGATGGGCAGTCACGGTCGAAGCGGCGTCCGGCGGATGCTCCTCGGCAGCGTCACAGAACGCGTTCTCCGCTCCACGCATCGCTCGGTGTTGGTCGTGGACGAGCGAGACGAACCGGAGGACGGTGAGTGA
- a CDS encoding VC_2705 family sodium/solute symporter → MTFTPLQLLPDALNASFKIIPAAMVSGMLLLFLGIGYAFRVADTEDLWVAGRSIGNVENGMAIGANWMSAASYLGMAALIALSGYYGLAFVVGWSTGYFVLLIFMAAQMRRFGKYTAPDFVGDRFNSDTARAIGALTTILIGFVYSVGQARGMGLVGIYVFGGDYATMVILMMGITVGYLALSGMLGATKNMAVQYVILIVAFLAGLYAVGYTQGYSTFLPQVEYGALLGQLNTEFTEPFSGTSYFLWIATAFSLIVGTCGLPHVLVRFYTVESERTARWSTVWGLFFICLLYLSAPAFAAFGTDLYANNVGSVYGANGMSGAEGDVIVVLASQLANLPTWFVGLVAAGGIAAAIATTAGLFIAASSAAAHDIYTNIINPDATQRQQLLVGRSTIIVLGAIVTVTALDPPALVGELVALAFSLAGLVLFPMFFLGLWWENANRQGALAGMTTGLLIWTAAVFNELILATESGPLVPIYAEVFPAVGAALVGTPIVFAITIGVSMATSEPPERIKQIVRQCHSPKPMGQQQSAEDIVDAKSGHSPADD, encoded by the coding sequence ATGACGTTCACGCCGCTTCAACTGCTTCCGGACGCGCTCAACGCGTCGTTCAAAATCATCCCGGCCGCCATGGTTTCGGGAATGTTGTTGCTGTTTTTGGGCATCGGGTACGCGTTCCGCGTGGCCGACACCGAAGACCTGTGGGTCGCCGGTCGCTCCATCGGAAACGTCGAAAACGGGATGGCAATCGGTGCCAACTGGATGTCCGCGGCGTCGTACCTCGGCATGGCGGCACTCATCGCGCTGTCGGGCTACTACGGACTTGCGTTCGTCGTCGGGTGGTCAACCGGCTACTTCGTCCTGCTCATCTTCATGGCGGCGCAGATGCGCCGGTTCGGCAAGTACACCGCGCCCGACTTCGTCGGTGACCGATTCAACTCGGACACCGCGCGCGCAATCGGCGCGCTGACGACGATTCTCATCGGGTTCGTCTACTCGGTCGGACAGGCCCGCGGCATGGGATTGGTCGGCATCTACGTGTTCGGTGGCGACTACGCCACCATGGTGATTCTCATGATGGGAATCACGGTCGGCTACCTCGCGCTGTCGGGAATGCTCGGCGCGACGAAGAACATGGCCGTCCAGTACGTCATCCTCATCGTGGCGTTCCTCGCGGGCCTGTACGCCGTCGGCTACACGCAGGGCTATTCGACCTTCCTGCCGCAAGTCGAGTACGGCGCGCTGTTGGGCCAACTGAACACGGAGTTCACCGAACCGTTCAGCGGAACGAGCTACTTCCTGTGGATTGCGACGGCGTTCTCGCTCATCGTTGGTACCTGTGGCCTTCCGCACGTGTTGGTTCGATTCTACACGGTCGAAAGCGAGCGTACCGCCCGCTGGTCAACCGTCTGGGGGCTGTTTTTCATCTGTCTGCTGTACCTGAGCGCCCCCGCGTTCGCGGCGTTCGGAACCGACCTCTACGCCAATAACGTCGGTTCCGTCTACGGAGCAAACGGTATGAGCGGCGCGGAAGGTGACGTTATCGTCGTTCTCGCGTCGCAACTCGCAAATCTCCCGACGTGGTTCGTCGGCCTCGTCGCGGCGGGCGGTATCGCCGCCGCAATTGCAACGACTGCGGGGCTGTTCATCGCCGCCTCGTCGGCCGCGGCGCACGACATCTACACGAACATCATCAACCCGGACGCGACACAGCGCCAACAACTCCTCGTCGGTCGCAGTACCATCATCGTGCTCGGTGCTATCGTCACGGTTACCGCACTCGACCCGCCAGCGCTGGTCGGTGAACTCGTCGCGCTTGCCTTCTCGCTGGCCGGACTCGTGTTGTTCCCGATGTTCTTCCTCGGCCTGTGGTGGGAGAACGCCAACCGACAGGGTGCCCTCGCCGGGATGACGACCGGACTCCTCATCTGGACTGCTGCCGTGTTCAACGAACTCATCCTCGCCACCGAATCCGGGCCGCTCGTGCCGATTTACGCCGAAGTGTTCCCGGCAGTCGGAGCCGCACTCGTCGGAACGCCAATCGTGTTTGCAATCACCATCGGCGTGTCGATGGCGACCAGCGAACCGCCGGAGCGAATCAAACAAATCGTTCGACAGTGTCACAGCCCCAAACCGATGGGCCAACAGCAGAGCGCCGAGGACATCGTCGATGCAAAGAGCGGGCACAGCCCCGCGGACGACTAG
- a CDS encoding DUF4212 domain-containing protein: MTDNSSQSDGTAPDIETDGGVQTSRRNVNYLDAQINIFKPATPFMRDHLKIVWMMFVAWTIIVFGPVTATFLAPDLMTSITILGFPLHYLLTAMGAPSGALILSFIYARKRDQLDDKYGIDHSTKQAAPDTETVAPDGGAEQ; encoded by the coding sequence ATGACAGACAATAGCTCACAATCAGACGGGACAGCTCCCGACATCGAAACGGACGGCGGCGTCCAAACCAGTCGGCGGAACGTCAACTATCTCGATGCGCAAATTAACATTTTCAAACCGGCAACACCGTTCATGCGCGACCACCTCAAAATCGTATGGATGATGTTCGTCGCGTGGACCATCATCGTGTTCGGCCCGGTAACGGCGACGTTTCTCGCACCCGACCTCATGACGAGCATCACCATCCTCGGGTTCCCACTGCACTACCTGCTGACCGCGATGGGTGCGCCGAGCGGTGCGCTGATTCTCTCGTTCATCTACGCGCGAAAGCGTGACCAACTGGACGACAAGTACGGTATCGACCACTCTACAAAGCAGGCCGCGCCGGACACCGAAACCGTCGCCCCCGACGGAGGGGCCGAACAATGA
- a CDS encoding bacterio-opsin activator domain-containing protein, with product MSGAENTEFLTTPEYERLRRGTETYREDLVVALAGRVGLRPSELTRICPADLTERERDGKRFYFLSVPDGDGETREAYVPPEIAHDLRKFATANDVSRYDPFVAVSPRRVQMVVSDVADRVDGLRDVTCRDLRKYFAWWSLVEEEIDPRVVQAVGGWTNLESLAPYLDRPTTTDVIDAFAHPHQQSSRDGGRPDRRHDHREHHHDRREYHHWERDREYDGRSDSRRSELLRCMGELGETLAEASTAEAVERTVCDHLSGIYRAVWICDADGSPRTTAVPERIENDVLGGVLDGIGVLEDEIPDVTIVGKAVTDDLSADGSSVGVSADTSATSSVDRASLAGTVARCSFAVAPLRSNETVHGLLCVAHDTFRPTDRTLLADVGRRVGRTITSIARKRLLLADTGVVLSLRSTDDGVFLVSASAELDCRFALEGVVPIANHSLLYFVTASGAAVGDVLDRITAADAVEDARLIRDYEDDALFEFVVSGDSLATILVERGGTVRELSAESGVLDVSGVFSEQVDVRRVVETVERSFPATDLRSKRKVSEPVRSTVDVQQSVHDRLTERQQTVLRAAYLAGYFEWPRGSTAEELAASMDVSSPTLHNHLRKAQQKVFDTVFEDDSGSSDAKRH from the coding sequence ATGAGCGGTGCGGAAAACACGGAGTTCCTGACGACACCGGAGTACGAGCGTCTCCGCCGCGGAACCGAAACCTACCGCGAAGACCTCGTCGTGGCGCTGGCGGGACGCGTCGGACTCCGTCCCTCGGAACTGACCCGCATTTGTCCCGCCGACCTCACCGAGCGCGAACGCGACGGAAAGCGATTCTATTTTCTCTCCGTCCCAGATGGAGACGGCGAAACGAGGGAGGCATACGTCCCGCCCGAAATCGCCCACGACCTCCGAAAGTTCGCCACCGCGAACGACGTTTCCCGGTACGACCCGTTCGTCGCGGTGTCACCACGCCGAGTTCAGATGGTGGTCAGCGACGTCGCAGACCGCGTTGACGGCCTTCGAGACGTCACCTGCCGCGACCTCCGCAAGTATTTCGCCTGGTGGAGTCTCGTCGAGGAGGAAATCGACCCGCGGGTGGTGCAGGCCGTCGGCGGATGGACGAACCTCGAAAGCCTCGCTCCGTACCTCGACAGGCCGACCACGACCGACGTCATCGACGCGTTCGCACATCCGCACCAGCAGTCGAGTCGTGACGGCGGTCGGCCCGATCGCCGTCACGACCACCGCGAACACCATCACGACCGCCGTGAATACCACCACTGGGAACGCGACCGCGAATACGATGGCCGATCGGACTCTCGCCGCTCCGAACTGCTTCGATGTATGGGCGAGTTGGGAGAAACCCTCGCCGAGGCGTCCACGGCCGAAGCCGTGGAACGAACCGTTTGCGACCATCTCTCGGGCATCTACCGCGCCGTCTGGATTTGCGACGCGGACGGTTCGCCACGGACGACTGCTGTGCCCGAACGAATCGAGAACGACGTTCTCGGTGGCGTCCTCGACGGTATCGGCGTGCTGGAGGACGAGATTCCCGACGTGACGATAGTCGGCAAAGCGGTGACCGACGACCTATCTGCTGATGGGTCGTCGGTCGGTGTGTCGGCCGATACGTCGGCTACTTCGTCGGTCGATAGAGCGTCGCTTGCCGGGACAGTGGCCCGGTGTTCGTTCGCCGTCGCGCCGCTCCGGTCGAACGAAACCGTTCACGGATTGCTCTGTGTCGCCCACGACACGTTTCGGCCGACAGATAGGACGCTCCTCGCCGATGTCGGCAGACGAGTCGGCCGAACTATCACGTCGATTGCGCGCAAACGCCTGCTGTTGGCGGACACCGGCGTGGTGCTTTCCCTGCGCAGTACCGACGATGGCGTCTTTCTCGTCTCGGCTTCGGCGGAACTCGACTGTCGATTTGCGCTCGAAGGCGTGGTGCCGATAGCGAACCACTCGTTGCTCTACTTCGTCACGGCCAGCGGGGCCGCCGTCGGCGACGTTCTCGACAGGATAACCGCCGCGGACGCTGTCGAGGATGCTCGTCTTATCCGGGACTACGAGGACGACGCGCTTTTCGAATTCGTCGTTTCCGGCGACTCGCTCGCGACGATACTCGTGGAACGCGGCGGCACCGTCCGCGAACTGTCGGCCGAATCGGGCGTCCTCGACGTTTCCGGCGTTTTCTCGGAGCAGGTCGATGTCCGTCGCGTCGTGGAAACCGTCGAACGGTCGTTTCCGGCGACGGATTTGCGCTCGAAACGCAAGGTTTCCGAACCCGTGCGGAGCACGGTCGATGTCCAGCAGTCGGTACACGACCGGTTGACCGAGCGCCAGCAGACGGTTCTCCGGGCCGCCTATCTCGCCGGATATTTCGAATGGCCTCGTGGGAGTACCGCCGAGGAACTCGCGGCGTCGATGGACGTTTCGTCGCCGACGCTCCACAACCACCTCCGGAAGGCACAACAGAAAGTGTTCGATACGGTGTTCGAGGACGACAGCGGTTCGTCGGACGCAAAGAGACACTAA
- the mch gene encoding 2-methylfumaryl-CoA hydratase, whose amino-acid sequence MTDWADSRTFSNALERAETLEKGNYFENFSDGQTIEHAPGFTLSAHANELWMSQTLNHDPVYWRSDAARAVGYDGCPIHPDYLLASVMGPSVEDLSEKGGYFLGRDNVSLHDPAVMPGTEIRVESTVEAKRESSSRPDYGIVTWETTGFDAETDEPLLSYTRTNMIPRREPMASDGGRESPTDSRAAAEPDDSGLPSEFISPDGPYFEDFCDAHERTTDRDAAVAYRHERGRTMDDVMVATLPLVTLNTAKQHHNDDYMTDSPSGEIVAYGDVTRSVALGHARSDEKTYREIGYGNERFYDFVTVGDTIYGFTRVLGIEDTGDPEAGQVTFEHYAFNQRDEPVYSGTRTALIRRRNQ is encoded by the coding sequence ATGACAGATTGGGCAGACTCACGGACGTTTTCGAACGCGCTGGAGCGAGCAGAGACGCTGGAAAAGGGAAACTACTTCGAGAATTTCAGCGACGGACAGACAATCGAACACGCGCCGGGATTCACCCTCTCTGCGCACGCCAACGAACTGTGGATGAGCCAGACACTCAACCACGACCCAGTGTACTGGCGGTCTGACGCCGCGCGAGCAGTTGGCTACGACGGCTGTCCGATTCACCCGGATTACCTGCTCGCCAGCGTGATGGGGCCGAGCGTCGAGGATTTGAGCGAGAAAGGCGGCTACTTCCTCGGCAGGGACAACGTGTCGCTTCACGACCCGGCAGTCATGCCGGGCACCGAGATTCGCGTCGAATCGACGGTCGAAGCCAAACGGGAATCGAGTTCTCGCCCCGACTACGGCATCGTGACGTGGGAAACGACCGGATTCGACGCCGAAACGGACGAACCCCTCCTGTCGTATACTCGGACGAACATGATTCCGCGCCGGGAACCGATGGCGAGTGACGGCGGGCGCGAGAGTCCGACGGACTCGCGCGCGGCCGCGGAACCCGACGATTCCGGCCTTCCGAGCGAGTTCATTTCGCCCGACGGCCCGTATTTCGAGGATTTTTGCGACGCTCACGAACGAACGACAGACCGCGATGCGGCGGTCGCCTACCGCCACGAACGCGGGCGAACCATGGACGACGTGATGGTGGCGACGCTGCCGCTCGTGACACTCAACACCGCGAAACAGCATCACAACGACGACTACATGACCGACTCGCCCTCGGGCGAAATCGTCGCGTATGGCGACGTGACTCGGTCGGTCGCGCTCGGACACGCTCGCTCGGACGAGAAAACCTACCGCGAAATCGGCTACGGAAACGAGCGGTTCTACGACTTCGTGACCGTTGGCGACACAATCTACGGATTTACCCGCGTTCTCGGTATCGAGGACACGGGCGACCCGGAGGCAGGCCAAGTCACGTTCGAACACTACGCGTTCAACCAGCGCGACGAACCGGTGTACTCCGGCACCCGAACCGCACTGATTCGAAGACGAAACCAGTAG
- the acs gene encoding acetate--CoA ligase: MTENNDVELEARLENRERFEPTQSFVEQANIVDDAIYDEFEQNWPECWTQAADLLDWEVEYDTVLDDSNPPFYEWFTGGSLNASANCLDRHLENRGDEVAIEWVGEPTDEENRTYTYDDLHREVNEFASALREQGVGEDDIVTLYMPMVPELPIAMLACARIGAPHSVVFAGFSADALATRMNAADSEYLVTCDGYYRRGDPLQHKEKADEGLAGVNHDVTAVAVVDRLGDEYDHPMAESHHDYDDLVAEHAGADVEPVSRDAEDMLFLMYTSGTTGQPKGVKHTTAGYLSYVAWTSQAVLDIKPEDTYWCAADIGWITGHSYIVYGPLTLGTTSVMYEGTPDYPDRNRLWEIVEGYEVDQLYTAPTAIRAFMKWGSQYPERHDLSSLRLLGTVGEPINPRAWKWYYKHIGNENCPIVDTWWQTETGGMMLTTLPGVTDAKPGSAGPPLPGIDIRVVDTRGEEVDPGKAGYLTINKPWPGMLRTLYDNDERFISEYWAEYSDTESDDPADWVYFPEDGAKIDEDGYITVLGRVDDVLNVSGHRLGTMEIESAIVGVEGVAESAVVGGHHDVKGEAVYGYVITEEGYDGGDDLHDRIVAGVEDAIGPIARPEEIVFTPELPKTRSGKIMRRLLEDIANEEELGDTSTLRNPDVVEDIAETVGDD; the protein is encoded by the coding sequence ATGACGGAAAACAACGATGTCGAACTCGAAGCGCGTCTCGAAAACCGGGAGCGGTTCGAACCCACACAGTCGTTTGTCGAGCAGGCGAACATCGTGGATGACGCCATCTACGACGAGTTCGAGCAGAACTGGCCGGAGTGTTGGACGCAAGCGGCCGATTTGCTCGACTGGGAAGTGGAGTACGACACGGTTCTCGACGATTCGAACCCGCCGTTTTACGAGTGGTTCACGGGCGGTTCACTGAACGCGTCGGCGAACTGCCTCGACCGCCATCTCGAAAATCGCGGGGACGAGGTCGCAATCGAGTGGGTCGGGGAACCGACCGACGAAGAGAACAGGACGTACACCTACGACGACCTCCACCGGGAGGTCAACGAGTTCGCATCAGCACTGCGCGAACAGGGTGTTGGCGAGGACGACATCGTTACGCTCTACATGCCGATGGTGCCGGAACTGCCGATCGCGATGTTGGCGTGTGCACGAATCGGCGCGCCCCACAGCGTCGTCTTCGCCGGGTTCTCGGCGGACGCGCTCGCAACGCGGATGAACGCCGCGGACTCCGAATACCTCGTCACCTGCGACGGCTACTACCGCCGAGGCGACCCGCTTCAGCACAAGGAGAAGGCCGATGAGGGACTTGCGGGCGTCAACCACGACGTAACCGCGGTGGCCGTGGTTGACCGACTTGGCGACGAGTACGACCATCCGATGGCTGAGTCACATCACGACTACGACGACCTCGTGGCCGAGCACGCGGGAGCAGACGTCGAACCCGTGTCGCGGGACGCGGAAGATATGCTCTTTTTGATGTACACCTCGGGGACGACGGGACAACCGAAAGGCGTGAAACACACGACGGCGGGCTATCTGTCCTACGTGGCGTGGACATCGCAGGCGGTTCTGGACATCAAACCGGAGGACACCTACTGGTGTGCAGCGGACATCGGCTGGATTACCGGCCATTCGTACATCGTCTACGGCCCGCTCACGCTCGGGACGACAAGCGTGATGTACGAGGGGACGCCGGATTATCCCGACCGTAACCGACTCTGGGAAATCGTGGAAGGGTACGAGGTAGACCAACTGTACACCGCCCCAACCGCGATTCGCGCGTTCATGAAATGGGGCAGTCAGTATCCGGAACGACACGACCTTTCCTCGCTTCGACTGCTCGGCACGGTCGGCGAACCAATCAATCCACGCGCGTGGAAATGGTACTACAAACACATCGGAAATGAGAACTGCCCAATCGTGGACACGTGGTGGCAGACCGAAACCGGCGGGATGATGCTCACCACGCTCCCCGGCGTGACGGACGCGAAACCCGGTTCCGCTGGCCCACCACTTCCCGGTATCGACATTCGCGTCGTCGATACGCGCGGCGAGGAAGTTGACCCCGGAAAGGCCGGATACCTCACCATCAACAAGCCGTGGCCGGGGATGCTCAGGACGCTCTACGACAACGACGAGCGATTCATCTCCGAGTATTGGGCAGAGTACTCGGACACCGAGAGCGACGACCCGGCGGACTGGGTGTACTTCCCCGAAGACGGCGCGAAGATAGACGAGGACGGCTACATCACGGTTCTCGGCCGCGTTGACGACGTACTCAACGTCTCCGGCCACCGCCTCGGAACGATGGAAATCGAATCGGCCATCGTCGGCGTCGAAGGTGTCGCCGAATCCGCAGTCGTCGGCGGTCACCACGACGTGAAAGGCGAGGCCGTGTACGGCTACGTCATCACCGAAGAGGGCTACGACGGCGGCGACGACCTGCACGACCGAATCGTCGCGGGCGTGGAGGACGCAATCGGCCCGATTGCTCGCCCCGAGGAAATCGTCTTCACGCCGGAACTGCCGAAAACGCGCTCCGGGAAAATCATGCGCCGACTCTTGGAGGACATCGCCAACGAGGAGGAACTGGGCGACACTTCGACCCTCCGCAATCCAGATGTCGTCGAAGACATCGCGGAAACGGTCGGAGACGACTGA
- the citE gene encoding L-malyl-CoA/beta-methylmalyl-CoA lyase, with protein MTKTRLCRTFQTAPAAVPRDDSAKYLRSGLTAEGFSAPDWLVPDLEDGTAPEMKDEALENVRELLPEYAPAFSGEIWLRVEWAYDSESLRERGVEQIETLAETVGEHVDGFVVPKVGRLGDVNAAEAAVAAAGRETGTDIELAVIVESARARSDLREISKFGQESLLTALVFGPVDYTAELGGREIGQRPDWSGLYEALSNEASANDLLSIGGPFDRLFRERAGVSFYNGDGYADHVEREARVGLDGSWSLHPNQTAQANRIHLPTADELRTAVSKIETFVEAKGTGTGAVAIDGQMVDEATLKNFENTVETVATVHGMQDEQTKERYDEGLLDRALEIW; from the coding sequence ATGACTAAGACGAGACTCTGCCGAACGTTCCAGACCGCACCCGCCGCCGTCCCTCGGGACGACAGCGCGAAATATCTCCGCTCCGGCCTCACCGCGGAGGGATTTTCGGCCCCCGACTGGCTGGTGCCCGACCTCGAAGACGGCACCGCGCCGGAGATGAAAGACGAGGCGCTCGAAAACGTCCGGGAGTTGCTTCCGGAATACGCGCCCGCATTCTCCGGCGAAATCTGGCTGCGCGTCGAGTGGGCCTACGACAGCGAATCGCTCCGCGAGCGCGGCGTCGAGCAAATCGAAACGCTCGCCGAAACCGTCGGCGAACACGTCGATGGATTCGTGGTTCCGAAGGTGGGGCGTCTCGGAGACGTAAACGCCGCGGAAGCGGCCGTCGCCGCCGCGGGCCGTGAAACTGGCACGGATATCGAACTGGCCGTCATCGTCGAATCGGCGCGGGCGCGCTCTGACCTCCGAGAAATATCCAAATTTGGGCAGGAATCCCTTCTGACCGCACTTGTGTTCGGGCCGGTCGATTACACCGCAGAACTCGGCGGGCGCGAGATTGGCCAGCGACCCGACTGGTCGGGACTCTACGAAGCCCTCTCGAACGAAGCGAGCGCGAACGACCTGCTCTCCATCGGCGGGCCGTTCGACCGCCTGTTCCGCGAGCGCGCAGGCGTTTCGTTCTACAACGGCGACGGCTACGCCGACCACGTCGAGCGCGAAGCGCGGGTCGGCCTCGACGGCAGTTGGTCGCTTCACCCCAATCAGACCGCGCAAGCGAACCGCATCCACCTACCAACCGCAGACGAACTCCGCACCGCGGTTTCGAAAATCGAGACGTTCGTCGAAGCGAAGGGAACCGGGACGGGAGCGGTCGCAATCGACGGTCAGATGGTGGACGAAGCGACGTTGAAGAACTTCGAAAACACTGTCGAGACGGTTGCTACCGTCCACGGGATGCAGGACGAGCAGACGAAAGAACGATACGACGAGGGGTTGCTCGACCGGGCGCTTGAAATTTGGTAG